A window of the Lactuca sativa cultivar Salinas chromosome 5, Lsat_Salinas_v11, whole genome shotgun sequence genome harbors these coding sequences:
- the LOC111878772 gene encoding mitochondrial carrier protein MTM1 isoform X3 — protein MWQRSSSSSIIFVTHTRLQAQAAGVPYQNLHSTCRFEPNTMLHDTKCFPQYKGTVDVFQKVIHEEGFSRLWRGTNASLALAVPTVGIYMPCYDILRNYMEAYTSQNAPSVTPYVPLVAGSVARSLACVTCYPVELARTRMQAFKDGQHGTKLPGVWKTLVGVVSADTNTNMKNLNSSFRSFRFLWTGLGAQLSRDVPFSAVCWATLEPVRRRILGMWGGHETCGVGVVVGANFAAGFVAGVVAGASTCPLDVAKTRRQIEKDRVRALRMTTRQTLLEIWRDGGMKGLFTGVGPRVGRTGPSVGIVVSFYEVVKYALHTYTTQD, from the exons ATGTGGCAAAGGTCCTCTTCTTCCTCGATTATTTTCGTTACACAT ACTAGATTGCAAGCTCAGGCTGCTGGTGTTCCATATCAGAACCTCCACTCCACATGTCGCTTTGAACCGAACACA ATGTTACACGATACAAAATGTTTCCCACAATATAAAGGCACTGTAGATGTGTTCCAGAAAGTAATTCATGAGGAAGGATTTTCCCGACTTTGGAGAGGCACAAACGCAAGTTTAGCATTGGCAGTACCCACG GTGGGTATCTACATGCCTTGTTATGATATATTGAGAAACTATATGGAAGCATATACATCACAAAATGctccaagtgtgacaccttaTGTCCCCTTAGTTGCAGGCTCTGTTGCCCGTTCATTGGCTTGTGTTACTTGTTACCCTGTTGAACTTGCAAGAACTCGTATGCAG GCATTTAAAGATGGCCAACATGGTACAAAGCTTCCTGGAGTATGGAAGACGCTAGTTGGGGTTGTTTCTGCAGACACAAACACAAACATGAAGAACCTTAATAGCT CATTTCGTAGCTTTCGATTCTTATGGACGGGTCTCGGGGCACAACTATCTCGTGATGTTCCATTTTCTGCGGTTTGCTGGGCTACCCTGGAACCA GTGAGGAGACGGATACTAGGAATGTGGGGGGGCCATGAAACTTGTGGTGTCGGTGTTGTTGTTGGTGCAAACTTTGCTGCTGGTTTTGTTGCTGGAGTCGTTGCGGGTGCCTCAACATGTCCGTTAGATGTTGCAAAGACTCGCCGTCAAATAGAg AAGGATAGAGTCCGAGCATTGAGGATGACGACAAGACAGACACTATTGGAAATATGGAG GGATGGAGGAATGAAGGGACTTTTCACAGGAGTTGGTCCTCGTGTTGGACGCACGGGTCCTTCTGTTGGGATTGTCGTGTCCTTTTATGAAGTTGTCAAGTATGCTCTACACACCTACACAACACAAGACTAG
- the LOC111878772 gene encoding mitochondrial carrier protein MTM1 isoform X2 translates to MPNQNSSSFQSNQTTSSSPDFNLSLSERAFAAAGAAFLSAVIVNPLDVAKMLHDTKCFPQYKGTVDVFQKVIHEEGFSRLWRGTNASLALAVPTVGIYMPCYDILRNYMEAYTSQNAPSVTPYVPLVAGSVARSLACVTCYPVELARTRMQAFKDGQHGTKLPGVWKTLVGVVSADTNTNMKNLNSSFRSFRFLWTGLGAQLSRDVPFSAVCWATLEPVRRRILGMWGGHETCGVGVVVGANFAAGFVAGVVAGASTCPLDVAKTRRQIEKDRVRALRMTTRQTLLEIWRDGGMKGLFTGVGPRVGRTGPSVGIVVSFYEVVKYALHTYTTQD, encoded by the exons ATGCCCAATCAAAATTCTTCTTCATTTCAATCGAATCAGACAACGTCTTCGTCGCCTGACTTCAATTTGAGTTTATCAGAAAGGGCGTTCGCCGCCGCTGGAGCCGCTTTTCTATCTGCAGTTATAGTAAATCCTCTCGATGTGGCAAAG ATGTTACACGATACAAAATGTTTCCCACAATATAAAGGCACTGTAGATGTGTTCCAGAAAGTAATTCATGAGGAAGGATTTTCCCGACTTTGGAGAGGCACAAACGCAAGTTTAGCATTGGCAGTACCCACG GTGGGTATCTACATGCCTTGTTATGATATATTGAGAAACTATATGGAAGCATATACATCACAAAATGctccaagtgtgacaccttaTGTCCCCTTAGTTGCAGGCTCTGTTGCCCGTTCATTGGCTTGTGTTACTTGTTACCCTGTTGAACTTGCAAGAACTCGTATGCAG GCATTTAAAGATGGCCAACATGGTACAAAGCTTCCTGGAGTATGGAAGACGCTAGTTGGGGTTGTTTCTGCAGACACAAACACAAACATGAAGAACCTTAATAGCT CATTTCGTAGCTTTCGATTCTTATGGACGGGTCTCGGGGCACAACTATCTCGTGATGTTCCATTTTCTGCGGTTTGCTGGGCTACCCTGGAACCA GTGAGGAGACGGATACTAGGAATGTGGGGGGGCCATGAAACTTGTGGTGTCGGTGTTGTTGTTGGTGCAAACTTTGCTGCTGGTTTTGTTGCTGGAGTCGTTGCGGGTGCCTCAACATGTCCGTTAGATGTTGCAAAGACTCGCCGTCAAATAGAg AAGGATAGAGTCCGAGCATTGAGGATGACGACAAGACAGACACTATTGGAAATATGGAG GGATGGAGGAATGAAGGGACTTTTCACAGGAGTTGGTCCTCGTGTTGGACGCACGGGTCCTTCTGTTGGGATTGTCGTGTCCTTTTATGAAGTTGTCAAGTATGCTCTACACACCTACACAACACAAGACTAG
- the LOC111878772 gene encoding mitochondrial carrier protein MTM1 isoform X1, whose protein sequence is MPNQNSSSFQSNQTTSSSPDFNLSLSERAFAAAGAAFLSAVIVNPLDVAKTRLQAQAAGVPYQNLHSTCRFEPNTMLHDTKCFPQYKGTVDVFQKVIHEEGFSRLWRGTNASLALAVPTVGIYMPCYDILRNYMEAYTSQNAPSVTPYVPLVAGSVARSLACVTCYPVELARTRMQAFKDGQHGTKLPGVWKTLVGVVSADTNTNMKNLNSSFRSFRFLWTGLGAQLSRDVPFSAVCWATLEPVRRRILGMWGGHETCGVGVVVGANFAAGFVAGVVAGASTCPLDVAKTRRQIEKDRVRALRMTTRQTLLEIWRDGGMKGLFTGVGPRVGRTGPSVGIVVSFYEVVKYALHTYTTQD, encoded by the exons ATGCCCAATCAAAATTCTTCTTCATTTCAATCGAATCAGACAACGTCTTCGTCGCCTGACTTCAATTTGAGTTTATCAGAAAGGGCGTTCGCCGCCGCTGGAGCCGCTTTTCTATCTGCAGTTATAGTAAATCCTCTCGATGTGGCAAAG ACTAGATTGCAAGCTCAGGCTGCTGGTGTTCCATATCAGAACCTCCACTCCACATGTCGCTTTGAACCGAACACA ATGTTACACGATACAAAATGTTTCCCACAATATAAAGGCACTGTAGATGTGTTCCAGAAAGTAATTCATGAGGAAGGATTTTCCCGACTTTGGAGAGGCACAAACGCAAGTTTAGCATTGGCAGTACCCACG GTGGGTATCTACATGCCTTGTTATGATATATTGAGAAACTATATGGAAGCATATACATCACAAAATGctccaagtgtgacaccttaTGTCCCCTTAGTTGCAGGCTCTGTTGCCCGTTCATTGGCTTGTGTTACTTGTTACCCTGTTGAACTTGCAAGAACTCGTATGCAG GCATTTAAAGATGGCCAACATGGTACAAAGCTTCCTGGAGTATGGAAGACGCTAGTTGGGGTTGTTTCTGCAGACACAAACACAAACATGAAGAACCTTAATAGCT CATTTCGTAGCTTTCGATTCTTATGGACGGGTCTCGGGGCACAACTATCTCGTGATGTTCCATTTTCTGCGGTTTGCTGGGCTACCCTGGAACCA GTGAGGAGACGGATACTAGGAATGTGGGGGGGCCATGAAACTTGTGGTGTCGGTGTTGTTGTTGGTGCAAACTTTGCTGCTGGTTTTGTTGCTGGAGTCGTTGCGGGTGCCTCAACATGTCCGTTAGATGTTGCAAAGACTCGCCGTCAAATAGAg AAGGATAGAGTCCGAGCATTGAGGATGACGACAAGACAGACACTATTGGAAATATGGAG GGATGGAGGAATGAAGGGACTTTTCACAGGAGTTGGTCCTCGTGTTGGACGCACGGGTCCTTCTGTTGGGATTGTCGTGTCCTTTTATGAAGTTGTCAAGTATGCTCTACACACCTACACAACACAAGACTAG